In Kordia antarctica, the following proteins share a genomic window:
- a CDS encoding TraR/DksA family transcriptional regulator — translation MAKNPIQYSTEKLEKFKTIIEDELKTTNEELARFQKDRDDQKERLAHTNVDFNQSSKHFQQQAKNKQLISRLQRKSRELKAALTRIENKTYGICDRTGELIREERLMARPISRFDILRK, via the coding sequence ATGGCAAAGAATCCGATACAATATAGTACAGAAAAGCTTGAAAAATTCAAAACGATTATAGAAGATGAATTAAAAACTACGAATGAAGAACTTGCCAGATTTCAAAAAGATCGAGATGATCAAAAAGAACGCTTAGCGCATACCAACGTTGACTTTAATCAAAGTAGTAAACACTTTCAGCAACAAGCAAAAAACAAACAATTGATCAGTCGTCTTCAACGTAAATCAAGAGAATTGAAAGCTGCTTTAACTCGAATTGAGAATAAAACGTATGGCATTTGCGATAGAACTGGTGAACTTATTAGAGAAGAAAGATTGATGGCTCGACCTATTTCACGATTTGATATTCTACGAAAATAA
- a CDS encoding DUF3095 domain-containing protein — MKDFIEFYADLPKHFIPLRDLLKDESLFIGIPKNWHIVVTDIEGSSQAVANGKHNDINLVATGSIITVLNEIKTIDTSIKVPYFFGGDGATFIIPDAIISQVISALNTYSRHIKKTLELNLRVGSVILEEVYKNKVTARIAKLRHNKYLTTPIILGNGLKFAEAQIKANFKPSDINEESDNTIDLTGMECRWDEILPNGTDDKVVCLLVSCSDETKQAQVFKSIMDEINYLFGDLDARRPITAFRLKLNTSIEKIRKEMMTKIGKYDSKYLINNWLITLFGKYYFKFFPEGKRYLHSVTQLSDTIMLDGAINTVISGNSKQISKFQIFLDNLESQRVITYGIHITHSSIMSCYVQDRKENHIHFVDGTEGGYTSAAIAYKKKLKLSL, encoded by the coding sequence ATGAAAGATTTTATAGAGTTTTATGCAGATCTTCCGAAACATTTTATTCCTTTGAGAGATTTACTCAAGGATGAAAGTCTCTTTATAGGAATCCCTAAAAATTGGCACATTGTAGTTACAGATATTGAAGGTTCAAGTCAGGCTGTGGCAAACGGTAAACACAACGACATCAATCTTGTAGCCACGGGAAGTATTATAACGGTTTTAAACGAAATTAAAACAATTGACACTTCTATTAAAGTTCCTTACTTTTTTGGTGGAGATGGCGCTACTTTTATTATTCCAGACGCTATAATTTCCCAAGTTATTTCAGCCTTAAACACGTATAGTCGACACATTAAAAAAACCTTAGAATTGAATTTAAGAGTTGGAAGCGTTATTCTTGAAGAAGTTTACAAAAATAAAGTGACGGCTCGTATTGCAAAATTGAGACACAATAAATATTTAACAACACCTATTATTTTAGGCAACGGATTAAAATTCGCGGAAGCACAAATTAAAGCGAACTTCAAACCATCGGATATTAACGAAGAAAGCGACAATACCATTGATTTAACAGGAATGGAATGTAGATGGGACGAGATTTTGCCTAATGGCACAGATGACAAAGTAGTCTGTTTGCTAGTAAGTTGCAGCGATGAAACCAAACAAGCGCAAGTATTTAAAAGTATAATGGATGAAATAAATTATCTTTTTGGTGATCTTGACGCGCGACGACCAATTACCGCATTTAGACTGAAACTGAATACTTCTATTGAAAAGATCCGAAAGGAAATGATGACCAAAATTGGCAAGTATGATAGTAAATACCTAATTAATAATTGGCTGATTACTCTTTTTGGGAAATATTATTTTAAATTTTTTCCTGAAGGCAAACGATATTTACATAGTGTAACACAACTAAGCGACACTATTATGCTAGATGGCGCTATTAATACGGTGATTTCTGGAAATAGCAAACAAATAAGTAAATTTCAAATTTTCTTAGACAACCTAGAATCTCAACGTGTAATAACATATGGAATACACATTACGCATTCGTCCATAATGTCTTGTTATGTGCAAGATCGGAAAGAAAATCACATTCATTTTGTAGATGGAACCGAAGGCGGATACACTTCAGCAGCAATTGCATATAAAAAGAAATTAAAGTTAAGCCTCTAA
- a CDS encoding AI-2E family transporter, translating to MISTVKISHRALGLLALIAIIFILYVLKPLIMPLLFATILGVMIFPFQKFLEKKLRCNRIFATIFSITLIFSVTALLFLIIFIQLESFVNSGEDYSGRILGLYENIITYLGDAFNISNSSIVNGNDLKFEKLLKGNIGKVTSFISESGSFMSDAILVPIYLFFFLYYRRFLRAFAYKVFNTKSQSFINTMINKIYNVQKNYLAGLLKVMLIVGVLNTIALLSLGIENAVFFGFFAALLLLIPYIGVIIGALLPAVVALATKDSAWYAFSVMAIFGFIQFLEGNFITPKITGSKVSMNSFIAILSLIAFAMLWGISGMIVALPITAALKIIFDNTPGFEAYGFVMGEPVDALLQSKARQRLKVWKTIRQKNA from the coding sequence ATGATTTCAACAGTAAAAATATCACACCGCGCATTAGGACTACTTGCTTTAATTGCTATTATCTTTATTTTATACGTACTGAAACCTTTAATTATGCCTTTATTGTTTGCAACGATATTGGGTGTAATGATATTTCCCTTTCAAAAATTCTTAGAAAAGAAATTGAGATGCAATAGAATTTTTGCAACTATTTTTTCAATTACTTTAATTTTCTCGGTTACAGCATTATTATTTTTAATCATTTTTATCCAACTTGAAAGTTTTGTGAACAGTGGAGAAGATTATTCCGGTAGAATTTTGGGATTATACGAAAACATAATTACGTATTTAGGCGATGCATTCAATATAAGCAATAGCAGCATCGTTAACGGTAACGATTTAAAATTCGAAAAATTACTAAAAGGAAACATAGGAAAAGTAACGTCTTTTATTTCGGAATCAGGTTCTTTTATGAGTGACGCTATTTTAGTACCAATTTACTTATTCTTCTTTTTATATTACAGACGTTTTCTTCGTGCATTTGCTTATAAAGTATTTAACACTAAATCGCAATCATTTATTAATACAATGATTAACAAAATTTATAACGTGCAAAAAAACTATTTAGCCGGTTTGCTAAAAGTAATGCTAATAGTAGGTGTTTTAAATACGATTGCTTTATTGAGTTTAGGTATAGAAAACGCGGTTTTCTTCGGTTTTTTTGCGGCTTTATTACTATTAATTCCTTATATCGGCGTTATTATTGGTGCATTATTACCTGCGGTAGTTGCACTCGCTACGAAAGATTCTGCTTGGTACGCGTTTAGTGTCATGGCAATTTTTGGATTCATCCAATTCTTAGAAGGAAATTTTATAACACCAAAAATTACAGGTTCAAAAGTGAGCATGAATTCGTTTATAGCTATTCTTTCATTAATTGCATTTGCAATGCTTTGGGGAATATCGGGAATGATTGTAGCCTTGCCAATAACAGCAGCTTTAAAAATTATTTTTGATAATACACCAGGTTTTGAAGCATATGGTTTTGTCATGGGAGAACCCGTAGACGCTTTATTGCAAAGCAAAGCCAGACAACGATTGAAAGTTTGGAAAACCATTCGTCAAAAAAATGCGTAA
- a CDS encoding helix-turn-helix domain-containing protein, with protein MKLFVKFDFNAVCTKVLREKLEELDLKYNILGFGEVELLEKLSTEKYNSFTDALSDYNIEIVENQKSILVQKIKDTIVDMVFNEDTTVNVKTSVYLADTLGHSYGYLSNLFSEVTYTSIENFIILQKIEYTKQLIIKGNLSLTEISFKLNYSSVAHLSTQFKNTTGITPSAFQRIITKRREIQQNN; from the coding sequence ATGAAATTATTTGTAAAGTTTGATTTTAACGCTGTCTGCACCAAAGTGTTGAGAGAGAAATTGGAGGAACTTGATCTAAAATATAACATCTTAGGTTTTGGAGAAGTAGAGCTTTTAGAGAAGCTATCTACTGAAAAATACAACTCTTTTACAGATGCTTTGAGCGACTACAATATAGAAATTGTTGAAAATCAGAAAAGTATTTTAGTTCAGAAAATTAAAGATACTATTGTAGATATGGTTTTTAATGAAGATACTACTGTAAACGTAAAAACCTCCGTGTATTTGGCAGATACTCTAGGACATAGTTACGGATATTTATCCAATTTGTTTTCAGAAGTAACGTATACGTCCATAGAAAACTTTATTATTCTTCAAAAAATAGAATACACCAAACAATTAATCATAAAAGGAAATTTAAGTTTAACTGAAATATCGTTCAAACTTAACTATTCTAGTGTAGCGCATTTAAGCACACAATTTAAAAATACAACGGGAATTACGCCAAGTGCATTTCAACGTATTATTACTAAACGTCGCGAAATACAACAAAATAACTAG
- a CDS encoding response regulator, whose translation MNQDYIHIVLADDDEDDRLFFTDAFDELKMTTKVNTYNDGVHLMDYLNSDEAILPNVLFLDLNMPRKTGMECLKEIKANDKFKDIAIAIYSTSASEEDIENTFVYGANIYIKKPNDFKKLKKALAEVVTINWQYHTSGLNKDNFLLRL comes from the coding sequence ATGAATCAAGATTACATACATATAGTTTTAGCAGATGATGATGAAGATGATCGTCTATTTTTTACGGATGCTTTCGATGAACTAAAAATGACTACCAAAGTAAATACCTATAATGACGGTGTACACTTGATGGATTATTTGAATAGTGACGAAGCGATTCTGCCAAACGTATTATTTTTAGATTTAAACATGCCACGAAAAACAGGAATGGAATGTTTGAAAGAAATAAAAGCGAACGATAAATTTAAAGATATCGCAATTGCTATTTATTCCACGTCGGCTTCAGAAGAAGATATTGAAAACACTTTTGTATATGGAGCAAACATATACATAAAAAAACCAAATGATTTCAAGAAGTTAAAGAAAGCATTAGCTGAAGTGGTTACGATAAATTGGCAATACCATACGAGCGGATTGAATAAAGATAACTTTTTATTAAGACTGTAA
- a CDS encoding sensor histidine kinase: MPLKSIYKAPWFVKAVFVISFFLIFFVAGVTYKNMDDLSESTDLVEKKYEIAIELEQILSYLKDAETGQRGFVIVKDSSYLMPYLLGRENINNSFAELKGLIDDETEQQRNLIELRFLIDNCLANYENVQEFILKRQNNINSPEFRPLFARGKLIMDQIRAKIRVMLDVQNKKLEKYQEEHTNNLRATPIFLYSLIILSLLLMIGAYYKIASNLKKLKKTNQALEIFKESTNQSEIVSKHGNWTWNIEEDRFTYSDNLYRLLGEEPHSFKPTIEKFMEFVHPEDVEKLSAQVARMKEEQNLPFIHYRVIHKNGNIKHLKAYGKVVINNEGEHNLLGTTTDITDEIESFRALEERNLELERNNKELSAFNHVASHDLQEPLRKIQTFLSRLEDKEEGNFSESGLKYMSRIKNAASRMRLLIDDLLQFSRTNKADKVFEVSNINLLLEAAKQDLAEVISQENATINADTFPVLNVIPFQMQQLFANLIGNSLKYKSVDRAPEINITYAQVKAETEEMLTKAKKDSYHKITFKDNGIGFDNEYAKKIFVLFSRLHNKSDYSGTGIGLSICKKIIENHKGFIFADGEVGVGATFTVYLPIV, encoded by the coding sequence ATGCCACTAAAATCCATTTATAAAGCGCCTTGGTTTGTAAAAGCGGTATTTGTAATATCCTTTTTCCTTATATTTTTTGTTGCAGGTGTCACGTATAAAAACATGGACGATTTGTCTGAATCTACGGATTTAGTGGAAAAAAAATATGAAATTGCCATTGAGTTGGAACAAATTTTATCGTATTTGAAAGATGCAGAAACTGGGCAACGTGGTTTTGTTATTGTCAAAGATTCTAGCTATCTAATGCCTTATCTTTTAGGAAGAGAAAATATAAATAATAGTTTTGCGGAATTAAAAGGACTTATTGATGATGAAACTGAACAGCAACGAAACTTAATAGAATTACGTTTTTTGATTGACAATTGTTTGGCAAATTATGAAAATGTTCAAGAATTTATTTTAAAGAGACAAAACAATATTAACAGTCCTGAGTTTAGACCTTTGTTTGCAAGGGGAAAACTAATAATGGACCAAATTCGAGCTAAAATTAGAGTCATGCTCGATGTGCAAAATAAAAAGTTAGAAAAATATCAAGAAGAACACACCAATAATTTAAGGGCAACACCTATTTTTTTGTACTCATTAATAATACTGTCTTTATTATTAATGATTGGTGCATATTATAAAATAGCCTCTAATCTTAAAAAACTAAAGAAAACCAATCAAGCTTTAGAAATCTTTAAAGAATCTACCAACCAATCGGAAATCGTTAGTAAACATGGTAATTGGACTTGGAATATTGAAGAAGATCGTTTTACGTATTCAGATAATTTATATCGTTTGTTAGGAGAAGAACCACACTCTTTTAAACCTACAATTGAGAAGTTTATGGAATTTGTGCATCCTGAAGATGTTGAAAAACTAAGTGCGCAAGTGGCTAGGATGAAAGAAGAGCAAAATCTGCCTTTTATTCACTATCGTGTAATTCATAAAAACGGAAACATAAAACACCTAAAAGCGTACGGTAAAGTTGTTATTAATAATGAAGGCGAACATAATTTACTTGGAACTACTACTGATATTACTGACGAAATAGAAAGTTTCAGAGCGTTAGAAGAGCGTAATTTGGAATTGGAAAGAAACAACAAAGAACTCTCCGCTTTTAACCACGTAGCAAGTCACGATTTGCAAGAGCCATTGCGTAAAATTCAAACCTTTTTATCACGATTAGAAGATAAAGAAGAAGGTAATTTTTCGGAATCTGGTTTAAAATATATGTCACGCATCAAAAATGCAGCGTCAAGAATGCGTTTGCTTATTGACGATTTATTACAATTCTCTAGAACCAACAAAGCAGATAAAGTTTTTGAAGTTTCAAACATAAATTTATTGTTAGAAGCAGCAAAGCAGGATTTGGCGGAAGTAATTTCTCAAGAAAACGCAACCATCAATGCAGACACTTTTCCTGTTTTAAATGTAATACCATTTCAGATGCAGCAATTATTTGCCAATCTTATCGGAAACTCTTTAAAATACAAATCTGTTGATCGTGCTCCAGAAATTAATATTACGTACGCGCAGGTAAAAGCAGAAACTGAAGAAATGCTCACCAAAGCGAAAAAAGATAGTTACCATAAAATCACATTCAAGGACAATGGTATTGGTTTCGACAATGAATATGCCAAAAAAATATTTGTCTTATTTAGTAGGTTACATAACAAATCGGACTATTCTGGAACTGGAATAGGATTGTCTATCTGTAAAAAAATTATCGAAAATCACAAAGGATTCATCTTTGCGGATGGAGAAGTTGGAGTAGGAGCAACATTTACAGTATATCTGCCAATAGTTTAA
- a CDS encoding T9SS type A sorting domain-containing protein — protein MKKTITYLTLIFSVLSYAQSVDYKNAPNTPGSNYYTIVDQVRQELSATKEAGTLTKAEEKAEKQFERWAYAWRDRINTDGTFPSGRDSKDYRTEVLNSLTTAKTAEMAGAWTQVGPVANPTINGYTAFPGKGRINVVAEDPTNTQILYAGSAAGGIWKTTDGGTTWAPKSDNLGGLGVTDILVDPSNTSIIYMATGDEDASHISSIGLFKSTDGGDTWAVTGLTFNLSENEYIRDIAFAPGSTTKIFALTNDEVKFSTDSGATWTNSTINTGFTEKFQTIVFDPNDATKVVVSDIWNGLYVSTDSGSSFTIHSVFGGGNNSDVLKLVGTPNDTDFFYAMSQNGEFRKYRFAFDDTANDLISTTTLAGYNPQGGYNVCVAMSPTNKNNIMVGGVRGYKSTDGGTTFSVLLNPYNNPPGVGFYVHPDHHHMSFMADGVTVLNGHDGGVHRGSFSGSPVWTDLSPGLVITQPYNIAISQSMNGDDFMMANQDNDGFSKVLKDGTRQWVSAVAGDGTSTGIDYNTPDTRYLGGTNGALYRTDDGYSSSYDSSITLLGTTAGAAFVSPMSVHPVTPTTIYAAHSDVKKSIDQGASFTALNSGLTGVNFLDVTANNASTRIYAISESGTAKRSDDDGATWATVTPPSGEVFNSFSAMPNTTIVYATVRGYNAGNKVYKSTDNGVTWTNMSTGLPNIIMKKIAVKTDLTNETLFLGTELGIYWKTNATTTWQQFGFSLPNVIVSDLKINYTDQLLYIGTFGRGMWRNNVSDAVLGLEDVAFTDSIDVSVFPNPTSEGQFNIKVSSEFVNKKLTYAIYNYVGGLVNQGFINTTITTLSTKNLASGMYLIRIGNDNNTIVKKLIIE, from the coding sequence ATGAAAAAAACAATTACTTATTTAACCTTAATCTTCTCTGTGCTATCTTATGCACAATCCGTAGATTATAAAAACGCTCCAAATACACCTGGTAGCAATTATTACACAATTGTAGACCAAGTGCGTCAAGAATTATCGGCAACGAAAGAAGCTGGTACGTTAACAAAAGCGGAAGAAAAAGCGGAAAAGCAATTTGAAAGATGGGCATATGCTTGGAGAGACAGAATAAATACTGACGGAACATTTCCTAGCGGTAGAGATAGTAAAGATTACAGAACAGAAGTTTTAAATAGTTTAACGACTGCTAAAACTGCTGAAATGGCAGGTGCATGGACACAAGTTGGTCCTGTAGCAAATCCTACAATTAACGGATATACTGCATTTCCTGGAAAAGGAAGAATAAATGTGGTTGCTGAAGATCCTACAAATACACAAATTTTATATGCAGGATCTGCCGCAGGTGGTATTTGGAAAACTACCGATGGCGGAACTACTTGGGCTCCTAAATCTGATAATCTTGGTGGATTGGGTGTGACTGATATTCTTGTAGATCCAAGCAATACAAGCATTATATATATGGCAACTGGAGATGAAGATGCAAGTCATATATCTTCTATTGGTTTGTTTAAGTCAACAGATGGTGGAGATACATGGGCAGTTACTGGATTAACATTCAATTTGAGTGAGAATGAATACATCAGAGACATTGCTTTTGCTCCAGGAAGCACTACAAAAATATTTGCACTTACAAATGATGAAGTTAAATTTAGTACGGATTCAGGTGCCACTTGGACAAACTCCACAATTAATACTGGTTTTACTGAAAAATTTCAAACAATCGTTTTTGATCCAAATGATGCGACAAAAGTAGTGGTTTCTGATATTTGGAATGGATTATATGTATCAACGGATTCTGGAAGTAGTTTTACAATTCATTCTGTATTTGGAGGCGGAAACAACTCAGATGTTTTGAAATTAGTAGGAACTCCAAATGATACTGACTTCTTTTACGCAATGAGTCAAAATGGCGAATTTAGAAAATACCGATTCGCATTTGATGATACTGCAAATGATTTAATTAGTACAACAACACTTGCTGGGTACAACCCACAAGGTGGTTATAATGTATGTGTAGCTATGTCTCCAACAAATAAGAACAACATTATGGTTGGTGGCGTTAGAGGTTACAAATCTACAGATGGTGGCACAACATTTTCAGTGTTACTAAACCCTTATAACAATCCGCCAGGCGTTGGTTTTTATGTACATCCAGATCATCATCATATGTCATTTATGGCAGATGGAGTTACCGTGCTCAACGGACATGATGGTGGAGTTCATAGAGGATCATTTTCAGGAAGTCCAGTTTGGACAGATTTATCTCCAGGATTGGTAATTACACAACCTTACAATATTGCAATTTCGCAATCGATGAATGGAGATGACTTTATGATGGCAAATCAGGATAATGATGGTTTTTCTAAAGTATTAAAAGATGGAACAAGACAATGGGTTTCTGCTGTTGCAGGAGACGGAACATCCACAGGAATAGATTATAATACACCAGATACAAGATATTTAGGAGGAACTAATGGAGCTTTATACCGTACAGATGACGGATATTCTTCAAGTTATGATTCTTCTATTACACTTTTAGGTACAACTGCTGGTGCTGCATTTGTATCTCCAATGAGTGTGCATCCTGTGACTCCTACCACTATTTACGCAGCACATAGCGACGTTAAGAAATCAATTGACCAAGGAGCTAGTTTTACAGCATTAAACTCTGGGCTAACAGGTGTTAACTTTTTAGATGTAACAGCAAATAATGCTTCTACACGCATTTACGCTATTAGTGAAAGTGGAACAGCCAAACGAAGTGATGATGACGGTGCAACTTGGGCAACTGTAACACCTCCGTCAGGAGAAGTTTTTAATAGTTTTTCAGCAATGCCAAATACAACAATTGTATACGCTACCGTAAGAGGATATAACGCAGGAAATAAAGTGTATAAATCAACTGATAATGGAGTTACATGGACAAATATGAGTACTGGTTTGCCAAATATTATCATGAAAAAAATTGCAGTAAAAACAGATCTTACAAATGAAACATTATTTTTAGGAACTGAACTTGGAATTTATTGGAAAACCAACGCTACGACTACTTGGCAGCAATTTGGATTTAGTTTGCCTAATGTGATTGTATCTGATTTAAAGATAAACTATACAGATCAACTATTATACATAGGAACGTTTGGTAGAGGTATGTGGCGTAATAATGTGAGTGATGCAGTATTAGGTTTAGAAGATGTAGCCTTTACAGATTCTATTGATGTATCGGTTTTCCCGAACCCTACTTCTGAAGGACAATTTAATATTAAAGTTTCTTCAGAATTTGTAAACAAAAAACTTACGTATGCAATCTATAATTACGTTGGCGGACTTGTGAATCAAGGTTTTATTAATACTACTATCACAACGCTATCAACTAAAAATTTAGCAAGTGGTATGTATTTAATCAGAATTGGTAATGACAACAACACAATTGTTAAAAAATTAATCATTGAGTAA